CCCCTCGTCAAaacgtcgaaattaaattttgacccgacgagtaccaaccacattagggtacgaaatcatcaacttaggggtgaaacccgcatctcgtcgattaagtcccattcctcgattttcaataTCACTGAAGTCCCGATTGTTTCAATCGATTagagacgtgtagtaactggaagagtaagataccgttaatcacttctcgacgagagtatctaaCCTATAGGCTAAAGCACGTTTCTCTAATTTGAAAGGACTTTCGatccactttggaatagtcgacgtttctctacccgaaacaatccaatgttttatgagcctctcttttatgttatctcaatttatatgtgatattATACTTGTTACCTCGTTCATTTCAAAACCGTTACATGATTCGCACGTCTCTCGcaatcaaaaacaataataatctatcgtgaacaaactaaatttacgatgctttcattatctatgttatgctatgtggaattcatgattatgctatgtgaaacaaATTTGAACAttttatatgctatgtgaaactatatGCTATGTGACACATTCATGAAAACATTTtccttaaacaaacattatgatcaagtctcatctattCTTTGTTTTGAATCTTTAGATGTCGCCTTCTCACCACCTCTCCAACTCAACCAAGAAGTCTAAGACCAGCTCCCAAAAGAACATGATGGCATTCATGGCCAATCAGATTGCTCGTATCATCCCCAAGATCGTCACTGAAATCCAAGCTACCGCTACCCCAAACTCCTCCGTCGATTTAAAGATTGATGTGCGTAAGCCTGTGTTGTTCAACTTCAAGCACTTATCATCTTGCAACCCTAAGCCATTCAGtggcaatgatggggtgaccACTATGCTAGAGTGGTTCGATAGCATAGAAGTCACGTTCATCAATAGTGAATGTCCTGAAGAGCTTAAAACTCTTAGTGCTACTGGGGTCTTCCAAGCCAGAGCCTTGGAATGGTGGATCAACGAAAGAAACCTCACGCGAATGAGGTAGCTTATGCGCTACCTTGGGAGGAAGTTAAACAACTCATGATGGAAGAATTCTGTCCTCCTCACGAGCAACAAAAACTCGAGGAAGAATTCTGGGCACTCAAGCAGATTGGCGACGACAACTTAGCCTACACTACCCGCTTTAAGCAACTCAGTTTCATCGTACCTCACCTAGTGTTAACCATCAACCGCATGATCAGGAAGTACATCAATGGTTTGCCTTCTACCATGTGTGATACCATCGAGGTAGCCAAGCTTGACAACACTGAAGCTGTATACCGTCTGGCAGCTTCCCTAAACAACAATCACATTCGTGATAAACAGGCTGCTACCCCTACCAACACCTCAAAGCCAGCCAATCAAATCACCCAACAATCAAGTGGTAACAAGGGGAAGAAACAAAAGCTTCAGAACCCTGGTTGCAACGCGATTGTACCAGTTGTTAACCCAAACCCTGTCATGCCAGAAAACACACGAAAGCCATACACTGGGGTTCATCCCAAGTGTACCACTTGCAACTATCATCACCCTGCAACCTCCAACTGTCACCATTGCACTACTTGTAACCGTTTTGGCCACAATACTGCCTATTGTCGTACTAACCCTGCACCACAAGCCCAACAAGCTCCTCAAAACCCAAAACCAGCTAGAGCCTGTTACAAGTGTGGTGACATTACGCATCTTCGTCCTCAATGCCCTCAGCTGAACCAAGAATAACAACAAGCCGCTCGAGGACgagctttcaacatcaacgcaaaTCAGGCGCGAAACGACAATGAAgtcgtcaatggtacgtttcttgttaataatctttatgcttcgatactGGTGCAGACAAAAGCTTTGTGTCTGTTGAATTTGAATCGTTGTTAAATTGTACATGCTCTAAACTGCCTAAGTCGTTTTCTGTCGAAGTTGTCAATGGCAAATCCATCTTAGTCAATTCTGTTCTGCGCGATTGCATTCTCACTCTTAATGACCATGCCTTCACTATCGACCTTATACCCATGCAACTGGGTAGTTTCGaaatcatagtaggcatggattagCTTCGAaagaaccatgctgaagttgCTTGCCACGAGAAGTACGTTCGTTTGCCTCTCCCATCTGGTGACACTTTAcacgtctatggagaccgaccttcaagtGGACTAAGAttgatgtcctgcacacaagcgaATAGGTATTTACGCAAAGAGTACTCTGCCTTTTTAGCCCAAGTTGTGGAAGAAAGGGGCAATGGAAAGAGCGTAACTGATAAGTGGTGCGCGACTTCCCTGACGtttttcctgaagacttacctggtcctCCTCCGcctcgatctgttgattttcatattgatctcgtacctggttcGACTCCTGTTtccaaggctccttatcgtcttgcaccctctgagatgcaagagttatctactCAATAAGAAGGATGGCTCGTCCAACTacctcaccttggggtgctcctacGCTTTTCGTCAATAAGAAGGATGGCTCGttccgcatgtgcatcgactatcgtgagcttaacaaactcactatcaagaatcgttatcctcttccacgcatcgatgatctctttgaccaacttcaaggcgCAACTtgcttctccaagattgatcttcgAACTGGTTATCACCAACTCCGTGTTCTCGAAGAGGACATTCCCAAAACCGCATTTCGCACCCgctatgggcactatgagttcatGGTTacgccttttggtttgaccaacgcaccaactgtgttcatggatctaatgaatcgcgtttgtaagccttatttggatcgttttgtaatcgtcttcattgatgatattctcatttattctaaaaccCAAGCTGATCACGAACATCATTTACGCCTCATACTCGAACTCTTACGTGGTGAACGCCTATATGCGAAGTTTTCTATGTGCGAATTCTGGATCaaagaagtccaattccttggacacgttgttagtggaaaaggaatccatgtcgaccctTCCAAAAGCGAAGCAGTGAAGAATTGGACCGTGCCTAAGTCTCCTTCTAAAATCCGctctttcttaggattggcaggttattactgccgattcatctcgaacttttcgAAAATCGCTGTTCTTCTCACCttgttgactcaaaaagagaaaccttttgcttggggtcctgagcaagaggaatctttcaaactttcaagaacttgctttgcaacgctcctattcTTTCTCTTCCCGATaggaatgatgatttcgtggtatatggtgatgcctcgaaccatggtcttggttgtgttctcatgcaacgagacaaggtcatCGCATATGCCTCTCGTTagctcaaaatacatgagaaaaactatactacccacgacctcgagcttggcgcagttgtttttgcgttaaagatttggcaaCACTACCTATATAGTAcgaaatgcgtggttttcactaaccataagagcctacaacacatctttaaccaaaaggaactaaacatgcgtcagcgacgttgggtggaattgcttaacgactacgactgcgagattcactatcatccgggcaaagcgaatgtcgtggctgatgcaCTCAGTCGTAAGACTCATGTTAGTAGCATTCGTTGTTTTTGAATTTCTAGTGACCTTCATAGTTGCATTCGTGAAGCTCAATATTCGTCAGCCAACGAGGGTAGTCTAATAGTTGAAATACGAGGTGCGACTATAGACCAACTTGTGATCAAATCAGATGGACTTCAATACTACCTTGATCATATCTGGGTTCCAGATCGCGACAATCTTCGTGAGCTCATTTTGAACGAGGCACACAAGTCCTGATACTctgttcatcctggtgctgataagatgtaccatgatctacgtgcatcctattggtggcctggtataaAGAAGGACATTGCCATCTATGTTTCGAAATGCCTCACTTGCTCAAAGGTCAAAGCTAAGCATCAGTGTctttctggcttactcgaacaacctgaaatccccgtttggaaatgggatagcattgctatggacttcataaccaaattTCCTCGCACACCTTCTagtcacgatagcatttgggtaatcatcgatcgtttgaccaaatcagctcatttccttcctattcgtgaagatttcaaggTTGAGAAGCTTGCTCGACTCTACACCGATGAAATCATATGTTGTCATGGTATACCCattgacatcatctctgaccgcgatggtcgtttCACTTCGCATCTTTGGCAAAATTtccagtccgctatgggttctcaCTTGAATCTcagtacggcctttcatcctcaaacagatggacagactgaacgtactatccaaaccctagaggacatgctccgttcttgtgtcatcgactttggtggtagttgggaagTGCATttagttctcgtacaacaatagctaccactcaAGTATCCAAATGGCTCCTTTACTATTTAGTATATACaatacaattacatttattcaacccgtgtaatacatggggttccaacctagtatatatatatatatataggtgggTTCAAATTAAAAACCTCTAGTTAGTGAGAGAACTCGAAAACTCTAATGAAGGGAAATGGGCTTTTAATGAAGGAGAggcaaaattgaaaataaaatatataaattttcaaacatttctatATTCTTCATatgttattattttaaaaaaaattacaccaaaaGATCACAAATTTTTTATCTTTCATTTGAGTATATTCATATTTGTTTCGACACAAACAAAAGATTTAATGTGCTTTTCTTTTTCAATGCTACTATTATAGTATTGCACATATGATAAATTTTTAGGTTTAGAGTTTAGATTTAGTatttagtttagcttttagggttaggttTTTCAGAGGTTTAGATTCTGGGTTTagtttttaggtttttgaggggtaggggtggggggtttaggttttggggttttttttgggggggccgggggggggggggtgagggATTTAGGTTTTTCGGGGGTGGGGGTGAGGGATTTAGCTAGgctttttttgggttttttgtgtgtgtgtgtgtgggggggggggggtttggttTTTTGGGGTGAGGTGGGAGTGGAGGGTTGACCGGTTTAGATTTTTTGTAGTGTTGCATATGTGTAATACTATTtttcttttgtattttaaaaATGGTAGATTTATAGccaaaaaatgtttaaaaaattagggtgttttttaagtttttttttttaagagtTTTCGAGTTCTCACAATAAAAAAAGTTTTCGCTTGAACCCTATTATTCTAATAACTGTGAATTAATCTTTGAGATTTATTTAATAATCCAACTTTATGATATTTCAAACATTTTATGGCGGCAATAACATGTATGTAATTTATCATATTTTAAGTTGTTGTAGTTGTTAAAAACACAAATTTATATAAAAGTTAAAATGGTAAGAAAATGTGTTGGAATTCCCAAAACGAGATTTTTTTTCTTAACAAACTATAATAGGTTACTCGGTACATGATGTGTAATTACTCAATATATATACCTAACATGTATTTGGGCGGGCATGTGACACGGTTTATAAACACCGTAAGACTCTAATTATCAATACACGTCCCATGTCTGATTCATTGTTATCCCTGTCCAGAAGCACTAATCATGGGTTAAAGATAtgtaaaataagaaaataagaaaaaataAAGGTACAATGGATGATAAATTAAATCGgaaggaaaataaaaaaataaggaaaaaaaaggtACAGTGGATGATAAATTAAATCGGCTAACAAATGGCTTATAGTTCCACATATTATACGATGTTAAGGACAACAGTTAATCTTAAATTAATATTGAACACCAATAGGATAACCACCAATATTGACATAAGCATATAGCTTTATAGCTTCTTTTCTTGACAAGTATTCCTCAAACCTCATTGATCTAGCTTCATATTTCATTACATATACATTTAAAAACTATTTACGTTTATTTTAGAACAAATAATATGTTAACAAGTATATAATGCATAAGTGATAATAGTGGGAGGAAGACAAAGGTGGTTACGTAACGTTCTTGCAGTTGTTTTTCATTTTAGTTGTGTATCGGTGTTTTCATCCGGGGCCGAGAGTAATCCATCTCAACTAGGTCCGCAACATCTTGGTAACGTGGTTGGACAACCTTCAAACGTTTTGGTAATGAACCAGTGGCAAAACTTTTTCCATTATATTTCATCTTTAACTGTaggttgtttttatttttatcattcttgTAATTCTGCaaatcaaaatatggatttatGTTACATTAATCAACAacgtttattaattatttttcttTCCAAAACATAGCAAATGACCAACCGTGGATGATGAGGGTATTGCCGTAAGTTTGCTATTTATcgctgc
The Helianthus annuus cultivar XRQ/B chromosome 6, HanXRQr2.0-SUNRISE, whole genome shotgun sequence genome window above contains:
- the LOC110944859 gene encoding uncharacterized protein LOC110944859 yields the protein MERELPGYRKSVLTLLILSTLLYGVHAINSKLTAIPSSSTNYKNDKNKNNLQLKMKYNGKSFATGSLPKRLKVVQPRYQDVADLVEMDYSRPRMKTPIHN